The following proteins come from a genomic window of Alicyclobacillus dauci:
- the hprK gene encoding HPr(Ser) kinase/phosphatase, with product MTEERGVSVRQLVKDLDLHVFNEDADLDRVIETLDINRPGLALAGYLRYYPAERVQVLGRTELSFLRGMNEREQALRVFAFCSYQQTPCILVTRGDTPPPTLLQEAAAKHIPVLGTNMVTTRLTATLSTYLEERLAPETLVHGVLVDVYGIGILITGSSGIGKSETGLELIKRGHRLVADDAVVIRQISDESLIGSAPPLLQHLLEIRGLGVLNAMTLFGAGAVRTHKKIAMVIHLEAWKENVAYDRLGIDQQTMKILDLDVPLVTVPVRPGRNLAVIVEVAAMNFRLKAMGYDAAKTFTDELSQAIAAQTKQND from the coding sequence TTGACCGAAGAACGCGGTGTCAGCGTTAGGCAATTGGTAAAAGACCTAGACTTGCATGTTTTTAATGAAGACGCCGACTTGGACCGCGTCATTGAGACCCTGGACATCAACCGTCCGGGTCTGGCTTTGGCTGGTTATTTGCGTTATTATCCGGCGGAACGCGTTCAAGTTCTGGGACGAACGGAGTTGTCCTTCCTTCGCGGGATGAACGAGCGTGAGCAGGCTCTGCGCGTCTTTGCTTTTTGTTCCTATCAACAGACACCATGCATTCTGGTAACGCGCGGAGATACGCCGCCACCGACATTGCTACAAGAAGCTGCGGCAAAGCATATACCGGTGCTGGGAACAAACATGGTGACAACGAGGCTGACGGCTACGCTGTCGACGTATCTAGAAGAGCGTCTGGCACCGGAAACGTTGGTTCACGGTGTCTTAGTCGATGTCTACGGTATCGGGATTCTCATCACCGGATCGAGTGGGATTGGTAAAAGCGAAACTGGGCTGGAACTGATCAAACGAGGGCATCGTCTCGTCGCCGATGACGCGGTCGTCATTCGTCAAATCTCCGATGAGAGTCTCATCGGCAGTGCACCGCCTCTCCTTCAGCATCTGCTCGAAATTCGCGGCCTCGGCGTGCTCAACGCCATGACCTTGTTTGGGGCAGGTGCGGTGCGTACGCACAAGAAGATCGCCATGGTCATCCACCTCGAGGCGTGGAAAGAAAATGTCGCATACGACAGGCTCGGCATTGATCAGCAGACGATGAAAATTCTCGATCTCGACGTCCCACTCGTCACCGTCCCAGTAAGACCAGGCCGAAACCTGGCCGTCATCGTGGAAGTTGCTGCCATGAACTTCCGACTCAAAGCCATGGGATATGACGCGGCTAAAACGTTCACAGATGAGCTCTCGCAAGCCATTGCCGCACAGACGAAACAAAACGATTAA